CAGAGGCTGAAAGTATGTTTGCGACTGCTTCAAACAAAGTTTTCCGATAAATGTTTTCCACTTCCTACATTTGTTTTAATTCATTCCCACAGCATTCGTTTACTATGCCACACAGAGTTCTTCCTTCCCCCTTCTCTGCTTTCATTCTGTATAATTCACATATAGAgtgccaacagcagcagcagctgctgCTGGAGGGAAGCAGGTATGCCAAGTGTTTGGTTAGTGGGCCAAAGTTGTGAATTCGTTAGTCACAGCAGCCGCAATTGAAATCGATATTTCGCTCCAATGCGAGCGAGCGAGCGAGCAAGCCCAGCAGCAATGCGTCCGCACCATGAAAATGGCAGTCATGCCGACATGAGCATCAAGGACTGCCATTGAGACAGGGAAAAATTATAACCGGCAAGAAAAAGCCAGTCATGCCTGTAAATATGCTTTACAAAAATAACACCATCATATGTTACTAAAAATATACTTTGCCATCATATTTGTTTCGTGGACCTCCCATTTTTCTCAGCAGCAGGTCTTTAATGCATTGAGAAAAGTGAAAaacagcacacacacacacacactgaaaatatttaataacacTTTGGTATATGTATCGGTACTTGGGGTAACCCCCCACCCCCTTTGCCTTTTGTAACACTTGCTTGCTCTTCTAGGCGACTGCAAATGTTTCACTAGGTTTGTGGGTCTCGTTGCGTGGGCCGAGAAACTGAGAAATACAAAATGtgtatttttcaatttaattctcTGCTGGAAGATGGCCTCGACGCTTTGATGATGATGGCTGACAGGTTGGCTGACGGAGACAGGAAGACTGCAAATGAAACATGTtctatttttctcaaaaaaaaaaaaaaaaaaaaaaaataatttccacaaaggagaaaaaaatattaaaattcattACTTTGATAGTCACATAGTACAGTGGTTCATTCATTATTGTGGGTTTTCATTTTCCAAACCAATGAATCCATTATTGAAATGAGAGCAATGTTGTATGGGCTAAGGTTACTAGGTCGTAATTAAAAATCTTTACATTTGTTATTTGCTATACATATCACCATGGCATGGGAGTTTTATTGATTGTTGTGAGTTTTCTTGCGTCATTGGGCAAaccaaaatataaacaaatttgtataccctccaccataggatggggggtatactaatttcgtcatttcgtttgcaacacatagaaatatctatttccgaccctataaagtatatatattcttgatcagcgtaaaaatccaaaacgatctagacatgtccgttcgtctgtccgtttgtcagtctatatgttgaaatcacgctacagtcttcaaaaatagagatagtgagctgaaactatgcacagattctttttttgtccataagcagattaagttcgaagatgggctacatcggactatatcttgatataggccccatatagaccgatccgccgatttagggtctaaggcccataaaaaaccacatttatttggtgaaatttgagatagcGAGTtgccttaagcccttcgatatgcttcgtaaattttgctcagatcagtacagatttggatatagctgccatatagaccgatccgccgattcaggtcttagtcccataaaaacaacatttattatccgattttgctgaaatttgggacagtgaattgtaatACGCCCTTCGTTAGtgtagcccagatcggttcaaatttgattatagctgccatatagaccgatcctccgatttggggtcttagggccataaaatccacctttattatccgattttgctgaaatttgggacagtgagttgtgttacgcttctggacatctttcgtcaaattggcccagatcagtccaaatttcgatatagctcccatatagaccgattttccgatttagggtcttaggcccaaaaaagccacatttagtatacgattttgatgaaatttgggacagtgagttatattaggcccttcgacatcctccgttaatgtggtccagatcggttcagctttggttatagctgccatatagaccgatcctaagatcagggtcttaggctcaaagaagccacatttattatccgattttgatgaaatttgggagagtgaattgtgttaggcccttcgacatcctccttcaatttcattcagatcggtctagatttggatatagctgccatatagaccgatcctccgatttagggtcttaggcccattaaagccacatttattattattattatcagctaatttgaataagaattgcgtcctttgggggctcaagaagttaaatagagagatcaatttatatgggagctgtatcgggctaatagacgattcagaccataatacacacgtatgttgatgttcatgagagaatctgtcgtacaaaatttcagacaaatcggataatacttaggctttcttgaggctcaagaagtcaaaatcccaggtcgatttatatggcagatatagcaggttataggccgatttaaaccatattcggcacagttgttggatatcataacaaaatattgggttgcctaaaaagtatttgcggatttttcatatagtcggctttgacaaaatttttcacagcttgtgattctgtaattgcattctttcttctgtcagttatcagctgttactttaagcttgctttagaaaaaaattttaaaaaaagtatatttgattaaagttcaagttttattaaaaatgcatttactttcatttaaaaaatccgcaattactttttgggcagcccaatacaacgtacaaattttcattccaatcggataagaattgggccctttagaggctcaagaagtcaagacccaagatcggtttatatggcagctatatctggctatgaaccgatttgaaccatacttggcacagatgttggatatcaaaacaaaatactacgtacaaaatttcattccaatcggataagaattgcgccctctagaggctcaagaagtcaagacccaagatcggtttatatgacagctatatcaagttatgaaccgatttgaatcatacttggtacagttattggaagtcgtagcgaaacacatcgtgcaaaatttcattccaatcggataagaattgcgccctctagaggttcaagaagctacgatacaagatcggtttatattgcagctatatcaaaacatggaccgatatggcccatttacaataccaaccgagctacactaataaaaagtgtttgtgcaaaatttcatgcggctagctgtactccttcggaagtttgcgtgctttcgacaaacagacggacggacagacggaaggacagacggacggacagacggaaggacagacgaacggacagacggatggacagacggacgggcagacagatagacagacggacggacggacagacggacggacagacggacggaccgacggacggacagacggacggacagacggacagacggacggacggatagacggacggacagacggacagacggacagacggacagacggacggacggacagacggacggacggacagacggacggacagacggacggaccgacggacggacagacggacggacagacggacagacggacagacggacggaccgacggacggacagacggacggacagacggacagacggacggacggatagacggacggacagacggacggacagacggacggacagacggacggacagacggacggacggacagacggacggacagacagacggacagacggacagacggacggacggacagacggacggacggacagacggacggacagacggacggaccgacggacggacagacggacggacagacggacagacggacagacggacggacggatagacggacggacagacggacggacagacggacggacagacggacggacagacggacggacagacggacggacagacggacggacagacggacggacagacggacggacagacggacggacagacggacggacagacggacggacagacggacggacagacggacggacagacggatggacagacggacggacagacggacggacagacggacggacagacggacggacagacggacggacagacggacggacagacggacggacagacggacggactgacggacggactgacgggcggacagacggacggatagacggacggacggacggacggacagacggacggacagacggacggacagacggacggacagacggacggacagacggacagacagacggacagacagacggacggacggacggacggacggacggacagacggacggacagacggacggacggacggacagacggacagacggacagacggacggacagacggacggacagacggacggacggacagacggacggacagacggacagacggacagacggacggacagacggacggacagatggacggacagatggacggacagacagacggacggacagacgggcggaatgactacgacataaaatgtcacgacgatcaagaatatattgtatatactttatggggtctcagacgaatatttcgagtagttacaagcagaatgacgaaattagtatacccccatcctatggtggagcttTTAGGGTctaatgaagcttttatgggcttccgactctttatcggcagattggtctatatggcacctatttctaaatatagtccgatctgaaccattggGAGGCTGACatcaagtcactgtttcaaattttagcgaaatcgtgtaataaataaaacttgtaTGGGCCCTTTATCAGCAGGTCGGTCTATAGCAGCTATcttcaaatatggtcggatttgTCCCGTTGAAGATCTTATCATTCGTGgggcaaaaagacgtatctatgccaaatttcagctcactaccttaatttttgaaggttaAGAGTGATCACAACAGGCaggcggacaggcggacagacacacggagaTCGTTAAATCCCAAATATATtccttatagggtcgaaaatgaatatttcgatgttttgcaaacggaatgactaaatgaatataccccctatcctatggtggcgggtataaaaaaaaaactctgtaAACTCTCCTTGGTTGCGGCCTCAGAAAGTCTTAATTGTTTTATATCatgacattatttttataccatgaGTGACTTCTCAAGTTTCTTTTCGCAGTATGgccaaagaaaatgaaaaatttaatttccaaaaaagtACTTTTTGTAATGTACAAGTCTCTCAAGGACCCCCATAATAATCATCATTACCATCATTGCCTTCATTATCAAGAATATCTCTCTTTAACTTAAGACGATTTATTTCAACAATTCAAAGAGTACAAAACGAAAGGCTTGCCTGATGTAGGCCCGAAAGGCTATAGCAGTCCCAAAATAGGGAAGCAGGGAGCCACAGGAAATCCTTTTGTGGTGTATAAAGAAGTGTGGGCATGTGTTAAACCGAGTTTTAACAGCGTTAAATGAATTTATTGATTTATTGAATTATAACATGAATAGATGCATAATATACTATTATAAGCTtcccattaaatttttaaatatgaatTAATATAGAAATCCCGCATTTTATAAGAATAGCTGGGAACTCTTTATCCATTCAATGAAAGGAGCTTTCGCTCAAACGGATAAAGAGTTCCCAGGCTTGagtaaaaataagaataaattgCTGAATTTAAGAAAAAGGGCTTCAGTCTTTACGGCTGCAACTTCACTTTTGAAATAGAGACTGAAGCGGTAAGAGGAGAAAGCTGTCAATAAAACCACCATAACCTGAAGCAAAACACtttgcctttttttttcttatattttcatGTTGGGGTTTTACTTACAATCTGTGAGTACAACAACGATTTACATACAGTCCACTTACAGGAATCTCACAGGATTGTACATGGTCCTTCGAGCCGGACCATGTACAAAGTGGctccattgaaaacaattagtcTTCCAAGGTTAGAACTTTGTGGGGCAGTATTACTTGCTCGTCTCACAAGGTCCACATGTGAACATCTGAATTTCAAACAGCGGGATatttatttatggtctgattctaCGATCACCCTGGCTTGGTTGAGCAAACCACCCTATCAGTGGAAGACTTATGTGGCAAATAGAGTTTCTAGAATTCTCGATCACGTCGGGAATGCCAATTGGTTACACGTGAATAGCGGAGATAATCCCGCCGATTTAGGAACTCGAGGATGTACTACAACGGAACTAAAGGAAAACAAACTTTGGTGGAATGGACCGAAATGGCTTAAAGGCCAAATTTCTGACTGGCCACAACAGCCGATATTGACACAACATTCTTTGGAAAAGAAAACTAATGCCTTTCAAACTCTTACAGAGCAAGAAGATATATTAGACAGATTTTCTTCATACCACCGTGCCCTCCGGGTTTTGGCTTATATGTTCAGATTTATTAGAAACTGTCGCCGGCAGATTGGTTATATTTCTACTAACGGACTAATAACCTCGGAAGAACTGAATTTAGTGAAATACCGCGCTATAATTATTTCACAACGTGCATATTTTCATAGGGAGTACGATTCCTTAATGTTGAATTCCACTATCAACGTAAAAAGTAGGCTTTTGACATTAAATCCCTACTTAGACAAAAATGGACTCTTACGAGTAAATGGAAGGCTGTCGAACTCAGATTTGAGCTTCAACGAGAAACACCCGATCATTCTTCCGGAGAAGTCGAAATTATGCAAGTTATTGGTGGATTTTACTCATCAAATTCTGATGCATGCAGAACATCAAACTATGCTTCGATCCATACGCCAGGAATTTTATGTTATACGCCTTAGAAATGTCATTAGGCAATGTATAAGAACTTGCAAAATCTGTACGATATATAAACATAGGATTCGTAGTCAAATTATGGCAGCTTTGCCGCAGGAAAGATGTATATATTCACCTCCTTTTACGAATACCGGGGTAGATTTTGCAGGGCCGTTTGAAATCAAAACTTCTAAATTGCGAAATGCTAAGTTGGAAAAAGGTTATGCTGTTGTATTTGTATGTCTTTCCACTCGTGCTATACATCTAGAAGCATGTTCATCCCTTAGCTCTGAGGCCTTTTTAGCTACTTTTGATCGTTTTGTTGGTAGGAGAGGATTTCCAGTCAAAGTCTTTTCGGACAACGGCACCAACTTCGTTGGCGCTAATCGAATACTTGCAAAtgaatataaaaactttttaaaattggcGGAAAAGGCATTAGTGGAGAAATACAGCATTCATGGTTTCTCATGGCATTTTATTCCCCCCCAGGCCCCCCATATGGGTGGTTTATGGGAAGCTGGGGTAAAAAGTATGAAGGCCCATCTCAGGAAAGTTGCGGGAAATCTGAAGTTTACATATGAGGAATTTTCTACGCTGCTGATACGCATTGAAAGTATTCT
The Stomoxys calcitrans chromosome 3, idStoCalc2.1, whole genome shotgun sequence genome window above contains:
- the LOC131995764 gene encoding uncharacterized protein LOC131995764 — its product is MYKVAPLKTISLPRLELCGAVLLARLTRSTCEHLNFKQRDIYLWSDSTITLAWLSKPPYQWKTYVANRVSRILDHVGNANWLHVNSGDNPADLGTRGCTTTELKENKLWWNGPKWLKGQISDWPQQPILTQHSLEKKTNAFQTLTEQEDILDRFSSYHRALRVLAYMFRFIRNCRRQIGYISTNGLITSEELNLVKYRAIIISQRAYFHREYDSLMLNSTINVKSRLLTLNPYLDKNGLLRVNGRLSNSDLSFNEKHPIILPEKSKLCKLLVDFTHQILMHAEHQTMLRSIRQEFYVIRLRNVIRQCIRTCKICTIYKHRIRSQIMAALPQERCIYSPPFTNTGVDFAGPFEIKTSKLRNAKLEKGYAVVFVCLSTRAIHLEACSSLSSEAFLATFDRFVGRRGFPVKVFSDNGTNFVGANRILANEYKNFLKLAEKALVEKYSIHGFSWHFIPPQAPHMGGLWEAGVKSMKAHLRKVAGNLKFTYEEFSTLLIRIESILNSRPLSPISETPSELVALTPGHFLKGSPLVAVPEEYSDNMSLISRWQRLKVLQLHFAKRWKNEYISELQRRYKWKTLQKDLKEDDLVVIKDDNLPPTEWRLGRVTRVFTGNDSKVRVADVRTQNGIMTRPLVKLCILPISQQRQITPTQ